The following are encoded together in the Oceanobacillus zhaokaii genome:
- a CDS encoding putative hydro-lyase: MSTAKEVREAIRTGEWAKPTTGVASGYTQVNLVILPKKYAYDFLLFCIRNPKTCPLIEVTDVGSPEPQQTAQGADLRTDLPKYRIYRDGEFIEEVTDITEYWQDDFVSFLIGCSFTFEKPLLDNGIPIRYIEEGRNVSMYSTNVPCVSAGVFSGPMVVSMRPMKPSEAIRATQITSRYPSVHGAPVHIGDPAAIGIKDINKPDFGDAVTIHEDEVPVFWGCGVTPQAAIMASKPEFVITHAPGHMFITDVRDEDYAVI, encoded by the coding sequence ATGAGTACAGCTAAGGAAGTTCGTGAAGCTATTAGAACCGGGGAATGGGCAAAGCCCACAACAGGAGTTGCTTCAGGATACACACAGGTAAATTTAGTAATTTTGCCGAAGAAATATGCGTACGACTTTTTATTGTTCTGTATCCGCAATCCAAAGACTTGCCCACTTATCGAGGTAACAGATGTTGGTTCACCAGAGCCACAACAAACAGCTCAAGGGGCAGATTTGCGAACGGATCTACCGAAATACCGTATCTATCGTGATGGGGAATTTATAGAGGAAGTAACCGATATTACCGAATATTGGCAGGATGATTTTGTTTCGTTTCTAATTGGTTGCAGCTTCACATTTGAAAAGCCGTTGTTAGATAATGGAATTCCAATTCGTTACATTGAGGAAGGCCGGAATGTTTCCATGTATAGCACCAACGTTCCATGTGTATCTGCAGGTGTATTTAGTGGACCAATGGTTGTCAGCATGCGCCCAATGAAACCATCGGAAGCAATTCGTGCGACGCAAATTACATCGAGATATCCATCCGTTCATGGTGCTCCAGTACACATTGGTGACCCTGCAGCAATCGGTATCAAAGACATAAACAAGCCTGATTTCGGTGATGCCGTTACGATTCATGAAGACGAGGTTCCTGTTTTCTGGGGATGTGGCGTGACACCGCAAGCAGCAATAATGGCAAGTAAACCAGAATTTGTTATTACCCACGCTCCTGGTCATATGTTTATTACCGATGTTCGCGATGAGGATTATGCAGTGATATAA
- a CDS encoding SEC-C metal-binding domain-containing protein encodes MKIGRNEPCPCGSGKKYKKCCLNKQTEVQEVRIQPASKMCTLEDVEQMETEALLELIQKFGIPVDKTYFISEIENYSSAEELTKLWIENYHLDISNNLSDLTLVIKVLAKRLVPEHLLLDYLDDWMNQGYDLARVNDYTHASLLWWKVWKYLPKWVRDRDIISIGKLDEITSSPMSNLFSNWVQDFDLGLAKAKLSDNQFIHTRRIFAEEFLELFPDSDETIIGKMTIAKGESLFYLGKINEADDVFREYVNKHPNNPWIYIHWGDLYNPEMSSKTANKDKAIAFYKDAIRIAINESDRDIALDRLYKLGNVDYRKLRYSEAANHDKFMEIDDFSKV; translated from the coding sequence GTGAAAATAGGGAGAAATGAACCATGTCCTTGTGGAAGTGGGAAAAAGTATAAAAAATGTTGTTTAAACAAACAGACTGAAGTTCAGGAAGTAAGGATACAACCTGCCAGCAAGATGTGCACGTTAGAAGACGTAGAGCAAATGGAAACAGAAGCCCTTCTGGAATTGATTCAGAAATTTGGTATACCAGTAGATAAAACTTATTTTATTTCTGAAATAGAGAATTATTCATCTGCAGAGGAATTAACCAAATTGTGGATTGAAAATTATCACTTGGATATTAGTAATAACCTATCAGATTTAACCCTCGTTATTAAAGTACTAGCAAAACGATTGGTTCCAGAGCATCTGCTCCTTGATTATTTGGATGATTGGATGAATCAAGGGTATGATTTAGCGAGAGTTAATGATTATACTCATGCCTCTTTGTTATGGTGGAAAGTGTGGAAGTATTTGCCTAAGTGGGTAAGGGATAGAGATATTATCTCCATTGGTAAGCTGGATGAAATAACTAGTTCTCCTATGAGTAATTTATTCTCCAATTGGGTGCAAGACTTCGACTTGGGACTTGCAAAAGCAAAATTATCAGATAATCAATTTATTCATACAAGACGCATCTTTGCGGAGGAGTTCCTGGAACTATTTCCAGACTCAGATGAAACTATTATAGGGAAAATGACCATTGCAAAGGGGGAATCTTTATTTTACCTAGGTAAAATAAATGAAGCGGATGATGTATTTAGAGAATATGTGAATAAACATCCTAATAATCCATGGATATATATTCATTGGGGCGATTTGTATAATCCTGAGATGTCTTCAAAAACAGCTAATAAAGATAAAGCAATTGCATTTTATAAAGATGCCATTAGAATAGCAATAAATGAATCTGATCGTGACATTGCTTTAGATCGGCTGTACAAATTGGGAAATGTGGATTATAGAAAGCTGAGATACAGTGAAGCTGCTAATCATGATAAGTTTATGGAAATAGATGACTTTTCAAAGGTGTAA
- a CDS encoding biotin-dependent carboxyltransferase family protein has product MGNNIFEVVKPGLATTIQDLGRTGLQQYGVVVAGAMDAFALQVGNLLVGNKRGEAGIEVVIMGPKLRVLADNVIAICGADLSPKLDGEPVSLWKSFAVKAGQTLTFGKPLNGGYAYIAVAGGVEVPIIMGSKSTYTKAELGGIEGRNLQKGDQISAGMPSSTVKTGIGLPIRQIPDYRSGRKIRVILGPDVDAFSGESVDRFLSENYKLTTQSDRMGSRLEGPSLSLIRGADIISDAIFPGTIQVPANGQPIILLADRQTTGGYTRIATVITVDLPYVAQMLPGNELGFEAISVEKAQRLYVEQELLLRTLSVSAGNY; this is encoded by the coding sequence GTGGGAAATAATATTTTTGAAGTAGTGAAACCAGGACTGGCAACGACAATACAAGATCTCGGGAGAACAGGCCTTCAGCAATACGGTGTCGTTGTCGCTGGAGCGATGGATGCTTTTGCACTGCAAGTGGGTAATCTGCTTGTAGGGAATAAACGTGGTGAGGCTGGGATTGAAGTTGTAATCATGGGACCGAAATTACGCGTTTTAGCAGATAATGTCATTGCAATATGCGGTGCAGACCTTTCCCCCAAGCTCGATGGTGAACCCGTTTCATTATGGAAATCGTTCGCGGTCAAAGCTGGACAAACCTTAACGTTTGGAAAACCACTAAATGGTGGGTATGCATATATTGCTGTTGCTGGTGGAGTCGAGGTGCCGATTATTATGGGAAGTAAATCCACTTATACAAAGGCAGAACTTGGCGGTATCGAGGGACGTAATTTGCAAAAAGGGGACCAAATTTCAGCTGGTATGCCTAGCAGTACAGTAAAAACAGGAATTGGGCTGCCGATAAGGCAAATCCCAGATTATCGTTCTGGAAGAAAAATACGAGTGATTTTAGGACCTGACGTTGATGCATTTAGTGGCGAAAGTGTAGATAGGTTCCTTTCCGAGAATTATAAGCTAACAACCCAATCAGATCGCATGGGATCACGTTTGGAAGGGCCAAGTCTATCCTTAATAAGGGGAGCAGATATTATTTCTGATGCGATTTTCCCTGGGACAATTCAAGTACCTGCAAATGGACAGCCAATTATCCTGCTTGCAGACCGACAAACGACGGGTGGCTATACAAGAATTGCTACAGTAATAACGGTAGACTTGCCATATGTTGCCCAAATGCTGCCAGGAAATGAACTTGGATTTGAAGCAATCAGCGTGGAAAAGGCGCAACGGCTATATGTAGAACAGGAGTTATTATTGCGGACATTGAGTGTCAGTGCAGGGAATTACTAA
- a CDS encoding LamB/YcsF family protein: MANNVVDLNSDLGESFGAYKMGQDDLVMEVISSANIACGYHAGDHNTIRHTIKKATENNVGLGAHPGFQDLSGFGRRNMQVDSEEIYNLVAYQIGAVQAFATINNNKLNHVKPHGALYNMASKNEEMAHAIARAVYDIDPKLILFGLAGGELIRMGKKVGLKVAEEVFADRTYQPDGSLTARTEKNAMIEDADEAVERVIRMVTEGKVEAVDGTDIAITADTICVHGDEPKSLEFVKRLRAGLTEKGILIKRVGI; the protein is encoded by the coding sequence ATGGCTAATAACGTTGTCGATCTAAATAGTGATTTAGGGGAAAGCTTTGGAGCGTATAAGATGGGACAGGATGACTTAGTGATGGAAGTTATATCTTCTGCGAATATTGCTTGTGGATATCATGCTGGTGATCATAATACAATCAGGCATACAATAAAGAAAGCTACCGAAAATAATGTTGGTCTTGGCGCACATCCAGGCTTTCAGGATTTAAGTGGATTTGGCAGGAGAAACATGCAAGTTGATAGTGAAGAAATATATAATTTAGTTGCTTACCAAATTGGTGCTGTTCAAGCTTTTGCAACAATAAATAACAATAAACTAAATCATGTAAAACCACACGGGGCATTATACAATATGGCTAGTAAAAATGAAGAAATGGCACACGCAATAGCGAGAGCTGTTTACGACATTGATCCAAAACTTATATTATTTGGTCTCGCTGGTGGAGAACTGATTCGGATGGGGAAAAAAGTTGGCTTAAAGGTTGCTGAGGAAGTATTTGCTGATCGAACATACCAGCCTGATGGATCATTGACAGCAAGAACAGAAAAAAATGCAATGATTGAGGATGCGGATGAAGCTGTCGAGCGTGTAATCCGTATGGTAACAGAAGGCAAGGTGGAAGCAGTCGATGGAACCGATATTGCTATTACTGCGGATACAATTTGTGTACATGGCGATGAACCGAAGTCATTAGAGTTTGTAAAGCGTCTTCGTGCAGGACTTACAGAAAAAGGAATTTTAATAAAAAGAGTAGGGATTTAA
- a CDS encoding SMI1/KNR4 family protein, translating to MTIIDIWTGESSDPFKLKPINSAEIKHVELDLGVELPETYKQLILKQNGGYITYNSYPTKKPTAWSEDHIQFDYILGIGNEEGILDSELLIKEWDLPKGLILINGDGHTWVALDYRKKKKNPPVIYFDTEENTSFKLAKNFDVFLSKLYIGTDEAEAELEEWTKEEAEAIFKGSDEDLISSVIISLQSNDDLDWVVSKLKSLATHKSNLVRETAVAVLGTVLGNFPDNEEWLMKQLEEFSRHEDDLIRRETAEAMLNHVMNGIKEEFVFRYNNIIEMLVSDRDEDVRELAEHAKEEMDVR from the coding sequence ATGACAATTATCGATATTTGGACGGGAGAATCCAGTGATCCATTCAAATTGAAACCGATTAATTCGGCTGAAATAAAACATGTAGAGTTAGACCTGGGGGTGGAATTGCCAGAAACCTATAAACAATTAATACTAAAGCAAAATGGCGGCTATATCACCTATAATTCCTATCCAACTAAAAAACCAACAGCTTGGTCAGAAGATCATATTCAATTTGATTACATACTAGGGATTGGAAATGAAGAAGGTATTTTAGATAGTGAACTGTTAATTAAGGAATGGGATCTGCCTAAAGGATTAATTCTTATTAACGGTGATGGTCATACTTGGGTGGCATTAGATTATCGAAAGAAAAAAAAGAACCCTCCAGTAATCTATTTCGATACGGAAGAGAATACTTCTTTTAAGCTAGCAAAAAACTTCGATGTATTTCTTTCAAAGTTATATATAGGGACAGATGAGGCAGAAGCTGAATTAGAGGAATGGACAAAGGAAGAAGCAGAAGCGATATTTAAAGGGTCGGATGAGGACCTGATCAGCAGTGTTATTATTAGTCTGCAATCGAATGATGATTTGGACTGGGTAGTAAGCAAATTAAAATCTTTAGCAACGCATAAAAGCAATTTAGTAAGGGAAACGGCTGTTGCCGTATTAGGAACTGTATTAGGTAATTTCCCTGATAATGAAGAATGGCTAATGAAGCAGTTAGAAGAATTTTCTAGACATGAGGATGATTTAATAAGGCGAGAAACTGCAGAGGCAATGTTAAATCATGTGATGAATGGTATTAAAGAAGAATTCGTATTTAGGTACAACAATATTATTGAAATGCTAGTATCAGATAGAGATGAAGATGTTAGGGAATTAGCTGAACATGCTAAAGAAGAGATGGATGTTAGATAG